One Salmo salar chromosome ssa01, Ssal_v3.1, whole genome shotgun sequence DNA window includes the following coding sequences:
- the LOC106603155 gene encoding intron Large complex component GCFC2 isoform X1, with amino-acid sequence MFNKKPRRNFRQRKGDSSDEDEQKNGEGDDLGKTQVTADSIKPSKSSQIKSDSSGAEDVVEDSGPFAVTRSPHSKENKDGRNKINVLSFSDDKARRDVTVVASPKEQSGSDVSGEELSPESDGDAKSTTSTSASSMSSRSSKSSRSSMSSTQKHKPVVIPDTRRIQAARRQRQKARAQKDHISLGRDWESSPRTPDHEDLEERSDEDNDDDDTPDDHERRIKFAPRSKTIRERIAEKMGSDGGDSGSDDQEREDNNLWEEQQIGKGVKRHPGEQVRYSPLYFLSHTQTHFLSLSLSLSLSLSLCVCLPLQSPSGSEGSGSVRISSSRRKQRVNIPESLPPVSLSMVKKRITRKLCDLREVHRAHEADLRRMEVDMDSSRTSLENLEDSSADRQLRFYRATTAYVQNLVECLREKVVEINSVEVDMHTLLSEQAEELLSRRRKAVQLESSRLQQLSYATVPHCEGDSGESVNEKQNKFEPGEEDCGSLPADSELSTEEEAELQKGRAEILSRSQGVFCDVNEDFWVVKKVLSRFDEWRGAFSESYHSAYISLCLPKLLNPLIRLQLLGWNPLQAAGEDFEALPWYSAVETFCHGLGYQEAEHTDRKTLPAIIEKTLLPKIQGIVELVWDPLSSRQSVCLSELCRRLQDDYSLFEGEQSKAVKVFLEAVSGRLGSSVDNEIFIPHYPKKFLDDKSSPQRRFRDQQFWTAVKLLGNVGQWDGLIPEHALKELMLDKLLNCYLMMTLLNETQSQDSVHKCKNVAACFPQSWFKDVSSCPSQLKSFSDHLLQTAHSVYKQQPDHPNTRAVVSDVLTVLGSIKAWDKVSTISDKYHYKDLVS; translated from the exons ATGTTCAACAAGAAACCACGAAGAAATTTTAGGCAAAGGAAAGGAGACTCGAGCGATGAAGATGAACAGAAGAACGGAGAGGGTGATGACCTAGGTAAAACACAAGTTACCGCTGATAGCATAAAGCCCTCCAAGTCGTCGCAGATCAAGTCGGACTCGAGTGGTGCTGAAGACGTAGTGGAAGATAGTGGACCGTTCGCGGTTACTAGATCGCCTCACAGCAAAGAGAACAAGGATGGACGAAATAAAATAAACGTGCTCAGCTTCTCTGACGACAAAG CCAGGAGAGATGTGACTGTGGTTGCGTCCCCGAAAGAGCAGTCCGGTAGTGATGTGTCCGGAGAAGAGCTGTCCCCAGAGAGCGACGGAGACGCCAAGTCAACCACATCCACTTCTGCCTCCTCCATGTCATCCAGATCATCCAAGTCTTCCAGATCCTCCATGTCCTCCACTCAGAAACATAAACCAG tGGTGATTCCGGACACGAGGAGGATTCAGGCAGCCAGGAGGCAGCGTCAGAAAGCCAGAGCCCAGAAGGACCACATCTCCctgggcagagactgggagagctCCCCCCGGACACCAGACCACGAGGACCTGGAGGAACGCAGTGATgaggataatgatgatgatgatacgcCAGATGACCATGAGCGAAGGATCAAGTTTGCCCCACGGTCCAAAACAATCAGGGAGAGGATAGCAGAGAAGATGG GGAGTGACGGTGGTGACAGTGGCTCTGATgaccaggagagagaggataataacCTGTGGGAGGAGCAACAGATTGGGAAGGGAGTGAAGCGACACCCTGGGGAACAGGTACGATATTCACCCCTCTACTTTCtaagtcacacacaaacacactttctctctctctctctctctctctctctctctctctctctgtgtgtctgtctgcccctGCAGAGTCCATCAGGCAGTGAAGGCAGTGGCTCTGTGAGGATAAGCAGCAGCAGGCGGAAACAGAGAGTCAACATCCCAGAGTCTCTGCCTCCCGTCAGCCTCAGCATGGTCAAGAAGAGGATCACTCGGAA ACTGTGTGATCTGCGGGAGGTCCACAGGGCTCATGAGGCAGACCTGAGGAGGATGGAGGTGGACATGGACAGCTCTAGAACCTCTCTGGAGAACCTTGAGGACAGTTCCGCCGACCGCCAGCTACGGTTCTACCGCGCCACCACCGCCTACGTTCAGAACCTGGTGGAATGTCTGAGAGAGAAG GTGGTGGAGATCAACAGTGTGGAGGTGGACATGCacactctgctgtctgaacaggcGGAGGAACTGTTGTCAAGGAGACGAAAGGCCGTACAACTGGAGTCCTCTCGCTTACAGCAGCTCAGCT atGCCACTGTTCCACACTGTGAAGGAGATTCAGGGGAAAGCGTGAATGAAAAACAGAATAAATT TGAGCCAGGTGAGGAGGACTGTGGTAGCCTGCCGGCCGACAGTGAGCTTTCAACTGAGGAAGAGGCAGAACTGCAGAAGGGGAGAG CAGAGATCCTGAGCAGGTCCCAGGGTGTGTTCTGTGACGTGAATGAGGACTTCTGGGTGGTGAAGAAGGTTCTGTCTCGCTTCGACGAATGGAGAGGAGCCTTCTCCGAGTCCTACCACTCAGCCTACATCAGCCTCTGTCTGCCCAAACTACTCAACCCACTCATCAGACTCCAGCTCTTAGGCTGGAACCCCTTACAG gCTGCAGGGGAGGACTTTGAGGCTCTGCCGTGGTACTCTGCTGTTGAGACCTTCTGTCACGGACTGGGTTACCAGGAGGCAGAGCACACAGACCGAAAAACACTGCCTGCTATCATAGAGAAGACCCTGTTACCCAAGATACAAG GTATTGTGGAGTTAGTGTGGGACCCTCTGTCCAGCCgtcagtcagtgtgtctgtctgagctGTGTCGCAGGCTGCAGGACGACTACTCTCTGTTTGAGGGAGAGCAGAGCAAAGCAGTCAAG GTGTTTTTAGAAGCAGTGAGTGGCAGATTGGGGAGTTCAGTGGATAATGAAATCTTCATTCCTCACTACCCTAAGAA GTTTTTAGATGACAAGTCTTCTCCACAGAGGCGGTTCAGAGACCAGCAGTTCTGGACAGCTGTGAAG CTCCTAGGTAACGTGGGCCAGTGGGACGGTTTGATACCTGAACACGCTCTAAAGGAGCTGATGTTGGACAAACTTCTGAACTGCTACCTGATGATGACGCTACTCAACGAGACCCAATCTCAGGACTCTGTCCATAAATGCAAAAAT GTCGCGGCGTGTTTTCCTCAGTCCTGGTTTAAAGACGTGAGCTCCTGTCCCTCTCAGCTGAAGTCCTTCAGTGACCATCTCCTGCAGACTGCCCATTCAGTCTACAAACAACAGCCTGACCACCCCAACACACG GGCCGTGGTGAGCGATGTGCTGACTGTTCTGGGAAGCATCAAGGCCTGGGACAAGGTGTCGACTATATCAGACAAATACCATTACAAAGACCTGGTGTCCTAG
- the LOC106603155 gene encoding intron Large complex component GCFC2 isoform X5, which produces MNKSSSRIRATSQSATLYTRRDVTVVASPKEQSGSDVSGEELSPESDGDAKSTTSTSASSMSSRSSKSSRSSMSSTQKHKPVVIPDTRRIQAARRQRQKARAQKDHISLGRDWESSPRTPDHEDLEERSDEDNDDDDTPDDHERRIKFAPRSKTIRERIAEKMGSDGGDSGSDDQEREDNNLWEEQQIGKGVKRHPGEQVRYSPLYFLSHTQTHFLSLSLSLSLSLSLCVCLPLQSPSGSEGSGSVRISSSRRKQRVNIPESLPPVSLSMVKKRITRKLCDLREVHRAHEADLRRMEVDMDSSRTSLENLEDSSADRQLRFYRATTAYVQNLVECLREKVVEINSVEVDMHTLLSEQAEELLSRRRKAVQLESSRLQQLSYATVPHCEGDSGESVNEKQNKFEPGEEDCGSLPADSELSTEEEAELQKGRAEILSRSQGVFCDVNEDFWVVKKVLSRFDEWRGAFSESYHSAYISLCLPKLLNPLIRLQLLGWNPLQAAGEDFEALPWYSAVETFCHGLGYQEAEHTDRKTLPAIIEKTLLPKIQGIVELVWDPLSSRQSVCLSELCRRLQDDYSLFEGEQSKAVKVFLEAVSGRLGSSVDNEIFIPHYPKKFLDDKSSPQRRFRDQQFWTAVKLLGNVGQWDGLIPEHALKELMLDKLLNCYLMMTLLNETQSQDSVHKCKNVAACFPQSWFKDVSSCPSQLKSFSDHLLQTAHSVYKQQPDHPNTRAVVSDVLTVLGSIKAWDKVSTISDKYHYKDLVS; this is translated from the exons CCAGGAGAGATGTGACTGTGGTTGCGTCCCCGAAAGAGCAGTCCGGTAGTGATGTGTCCGGAGAAGAGCTGTCCCCAGAGAGCGACGGAGACGCCAAGTCAACCACATCCACTTCTGCCTCCTCCATGTCATCCAGATCATCCAAGTCTTCCAGATCCTCCATGTCCTCCACTCAGAAACATAAACCAG tGGTGATTCCGGACACGAGGAGGATTCAGGCAGCCAGGAGGCAGCGTCAGAAAGCCAGAGCCCAGAAGGACCACATCTCCctgggcagagactgggagagctCCCCCCGGACACCAGACCACGAGGACCTGGAGGAACGCAGTGATgaggataatgatgatgatgatacgcCAGATGACCATGAGCGAAGGATCAAGTTTGCCCCACGGTCCAAAACAATCAGGGAGAGGATAGCAGAGAAGATGG GGAGTGACGGTGGTGACAGTGGCTCTGATgaccaggagagagaggataataacCTGTGGGAGGAGCAACAGATTGGGAAGGGAGTGAAGCGACACCCTGGGGAACAGGTACGATATTCACCCCTCTACTTTCtaagtcacacacaaacacactttctctctctctctctctctctctctctctctctctctctgtgtgtctgtctgcccctGCAGAGTCCATCAGGCAGTGAAGGCAGTGGCTCTGTGAGGATAAGCAGCAGCAGGCGGAAACAGAGAGTCAACATCCCAGAGTCTCTGCCTCCCGTCAGCCTCAGCATGGTCAAGAAGAGGATCACTCGGAA ACTGTGTGATCTGCGGGAGGTCCACAGGGCTCATGAGGCAGACCTGAGGAGGATGGAGGTGGACATGGACAGCTCTAGAACCTCTCTGGAGAACCTTGAGGACAGTTCCGCCGACCGCCAGCTACGGTTCTACCGCGCCACCACCGCCTACGTTCAGAACCTGGTGGAATGTCTGAGAGAGAAG GTGGTGGAGATCAACAGTGTGGAGGTGGACATGCacactctgctgtctgaacaggcGGAGGAACTGTTGTCAAGGAGACGAAAGGCCGTACAACTGGAGTCCTCTCGCTTACAGCAGCTCAGCT atGCCACTGTTCCACACTGTGAAGGAGATTCAGGGGAAAGCGTGAATGAAAAACAGAATAAATT TGAGCCAGGTGAGGAGGACTGTGGTAGCCTGCCGGCCGACAGTGAGCTTTCAACTGAGGAAGAGGCAGAACTGCAGAAGGGGAGAG CAGAGATCCTGAGCAGGTCCCAGGGTGTGTTCTGTGACGTGAATGAGGACTTCTGGGTGGTGAAGAAGGTTCTGTCTCGCTTCGACGAATGGAGAGGAGCCTTCTCCGAGTCCTACCACTCAGCCTACATCAGCCTCTGTCTGCCCAAACTACTCAACCCACTCATCAGACTCCAGCTCTTAGGCTGGAACCCCTTACAG gCTGCAGGGGAGGACTTTGAGGCTCTGCCGTGGTACTCTGCTGTTGAGACCTTCTGTCACGGACTGGGTTACCAGGAGGCAGAGCACACAGACCGAAAAACACTGCCTGCTATCATAGAGAAGACCCTGTTACCCAAGATACAAG GTATTGTGGAGTTAGTGTGGGACCCTCTGTCCAGCCgtcagtcagtgtgtctgtctgagctGTGTCGCAGGCTGCAGGACGACTACTCTCTGTTTGAGGGAGAGCAGAGCAAAGCAGTCAAG GTGTTTTTAGAAGCAGTGAGTGGCAGATTGGGGAGTTCAGTGGATAATGAAATCTTCATTCCTCACTACCCTAAGAA GTTTTTAGATGACAAGTCTTCTCCACAGAGGCGGTTCAGAGACCAGCAGTTCTGGACAGCTGTGAAG CTCCTAGGTAACGTGGGCCAGTGGGACGGTTTGATACCTGAACACGCTCTAAAGGAGCTGATGTTGGACAAACTTCTGAACTGCTACCTGATGATGACGCTACTCAACGAGACCCAATCTCAGGACTCTGTCCATAAATGCAAAAAT GTCGCGGCGTGTTTTCCTCAGTCCTGGTTTAAAGACGTGAGCTCCTGTCCCTCTCAGCTGAAGTCCTTCAGTGACCATCTCCTGCAGACTGCCCATTCAGTCTACAAACAACAGCCTGACCACCCCAACACACG GGCCGTGGTGAGCGATGTGCTGACTGTTCTGGGAAGCATCAAGGCCTGGGACAAGGTGTCGACTATATCAGACAAATACCATTACAAAGACCTGGTGTCCTAG
- the LOC106603155 gene encoding intron Large complex component GCFC2 isoform X3, with protein MFNKKPRRNFRQRKGDSSDEDEQKNGEGDDLGKTQVTADSIKPSKSSQIKSDSSGAEDVVEDSGPFAVTRSPHSKENKDGRNKINVLSFSDDKARRDVTVVASPKEQSGSDVSGEELSPESDGDAKSTTSTSASSMSSRSSKSSRSSMSSTQKHKPVVIPDTRRIQAARRQRQKARAQKDHISLGRDWESSPRTPDHEDLEERSDEDNDDDDTPDDHERRIKFAPRSKTIRERIAEKMGSDGGDSGSDDQEREDNNLWEEQQIGKGVKRHPGEQSPSGSEGSGSVRISSSRRKQRVNIPESLPPVSLSMVKKRITRKLCDLREVHRAHEADLRRMEVDMDSSRTSLENLEDSSADRQLRFYRATTAYVQNLVECLREKVVEINSVEVDMHTLLSEQAEELLSRRRKAVQLESSRLQQLSYATVPHCEGDSGESVNEKQNKFEPGEEDCGSLPADSELSTEEEAELQKGRAEILSRSQGVFCDVNEDFWVVKKVLSRFDEWRGAFSESYHSAYISLCLPKLLNPLIRLQLLGWNPLQAAGEDFEALPWYSAVETFCHGLGYQEAEHTDRKTLPAIIEKTLLPKIQGIVELVWDPLSSRQSVCLSELCRRLQDDYSLFEGEQSKAVKVFLEAVSGRLGSSVDNEIFIPHYPKKFLDDKSSPQRRFRDQQFWTAVKLLGNVGQWDGLIPEHALKELMLDKLLNCYLMMTLLNETQSQDSVHKCKNVAACFPQSWFKDVSSCPSQLKSFSDHLLQTAHSVYKQQPDHPNTRAVVSDVLTVLGSIKAWDKVSTISDKYHYKDLVS; from the exons ATGTTCAACAAGAAACCACGAAGAAATTTTAGGCAAAGGAAAGGAGACTCGAGCGATGAAGATGAACAGAAGAACGGAGAGGGTGATGACCTAGGTAAAACACAAGTTACCGCTGATAGCATAAAGCCCTCCAAGTCGTCGCAGATCAAGTCGGACTCGAGTGGTGCTGAAGACGTAGTGGAAGATAGTGGACCGTTCGCGGTTACTAGATCGCCTCACAGCAAAGAGAACAAGGATGGACGAAATAAAATAAACGTGCTCAGCTTCTCTGACGACAAAG CCAGGAGAGATGTGACTGTGGTTGCGTCCCCGAAAGAGCAGTCCGGTAGTGATGTGTCCGGAGAAGAGCTGTCCCCAGAGAGCGACGGAGACGCCAAGTCAACCACATCCACTTCTGCCTCCTCCATGTCATCCAGATCATCCAAGTCTTCCAGATCCTCCATGTCCTCCACTCAGAAACATAAACCAG tGGTGATTCCGGACACGAGGAGGATTCAGGCAGCCAGGAGGCAGCGTCAGAAAGCCAGAGCCCAGAAGGACCACATCTCCctgggcagagactgggagagctCCCCCCGGACACCAGACCACGAGGACCTGGAGGAACGCAGTGATgaggataatgatgatgatgatacgcCAGATGACCATGAGCGAAGGATCAAGTTTGCCCCACGGTCCAAAACAATCAGGGAGAGGATAGCAGAGAAGATGG GGAGTGACGGTGGTGACAGTGGCTCTGATgaccaggagagagaggataataacCTGTGGGAGGAGCAACAGATTGGGAAGGGAGTGAAGCGACACCCTGGGGAACAG AGTCCATCAGGCAGTGAAGGCAGTGGCTCTGTGAGGATAAGCAGCAGCAGGCGGAAACAGAGAGTCAACATCCCAGAGTCTCTGCCTCCCGTCAGCCTCAGCATGGTCAAGAAGAGGATCACTCGGAA ACTGTGTGATCTGCGGGAGGTCCACAGGGCTCATGAGGCAGACCTGAGGAGGATGGAGGTGGACATGGACAGCTCTAGAACCTCTCTGGAGAACCTTGAGGACAGTTCCGCCGACCGCCAGCTACGGTTCTACCGCGCCACCACCGCCTACGTTCAGAACCTGGTGGAATGTCTGAGAGAGAAG GTGGTGGAGATCAACAGTGTGGAGGTGGACATGCacactctgctgtctgaacaggcGGAGGAACTGTTGTCAAGGAGACGAAAGGCCGTACAACTGGAGTCCTCTCGCTTACAGCAGCTCAGCT atGCCACTGTTCCACACTGTGAAGGAGATTCAGGGGAAAGCGTGAATGAAAAACAGAATAAATT TGAGCCAGGTGAGGAGGACTGTGGTAGCCTGCCGGCCGACAGTGAGCTTTCAACTGAGGAAGAGGCAGAACTGCAGAAGGGGAGAG CAGAGATCCTGAGCAGGTCCCAGGGTGTGTTCTGTGACGTGAATGAGGACTTCTGGGTGGTGAAGAAGGTTCTGTCTCGCTTCGACGAATGGAGAGGAGCCTTCTCCGAGTCCTACCACTCAGCCTACATCAGCCTCTGTCTGCCCAAACTACTCAACCCACTCATCAGACTCCAGCTCTTAGGCTGGAACCCCTTACAG gCTGCAGGGGAGGACTTTGAGGCTCTGCCGTGGTACTCTGCTGTTGAGACCTTCTGTCACGGACTGGGTTACCAGGAGGCAGAGCACACAGACCGAAAAACACTGCCTGCTATCATAGAGAAGACCCTGTTACCCAAGATACAAG GTATTGTGGAGTTAGTGTGGGACCCTCTGTCCAGCCgtcagtcagtgtgtctgtctgagctGTGTCGCAGGCTGCAGGACGACTACTCTCTGTTTGAGGGAGAGCAGAGCAAAGCAGTCAAG GTGTTTTTAGAAGCAGTGAGTGGCAGATTGGGGAGTTCAGTGGATAATGAAATCTTCATTCCTCACTACCCTAAGAA GTTTTTAGATGACAAGTCTTCTCCACAGAGGCGGTTCAGAGACCAGCAGTTCTGGACAGCTGTGAAG CTCCTAGGTAACGTGGGCCAGTGGGACGGTTTGATACCTGAACACGCTCTAAAGGAGCTGATGTTGGACAAACTTCTGAACTGCTACCTGATGATGACGCTACTCAACGAGACCCAATCTCAGGACTCTGTCCATAAATGCAAAAAT GTCGCGGCGTGTTTTCCTCAGTCCTGGTTTAAAGACGTGAGCTCCTGTCCCTCTCAGCTGAAGTCCTTCAGTGACCATCTCCTGCAGACTGCCCATTCAGTCTACAAACAACAGCCTGACCACCCCAACACACG GGCCGTGGTGAGCGATGTGCTGACTGTTCTGGGAAGCATCAAGGCCTGGGACAAGGTGTCGACTATATCAGACAAATACCATTACAAAGACCTGGTGTCCTAG
- the LOC106603155 gene encoding intron Large complex component GCFC2 isoform X7: MFNKKPRRNFRQRKGDSSDEDEQKNGEGDDLGKTQVTADSIKPSKSSQIKSDSSGAEDVVEDSGPFAVTRSPHSKENKDGRNKINVLSFSDDKGSDGGDSGSDDQEREDNNLWEEQQIGKGVKRHPGEQSPSGSEGSGSVRISSSRRKQRVNIPESLPPVSLSMVKKRITRKLCDLREVHRAHEADLRRMEVDMDSSRTSLENLEDSSADRQLRFYRATTAYVQNLVECLREKVVEINSVEVDMHTLLSEQAEELLSRRRKAVQLESSRLQQLSYATVPHCEGDSGESVNEKQNKFEPGEEDCGSLPADSELSTEEEAELQKGRAEILSRSQGVFCDVNEDFWVVKKVLSRFDEWRGAFSESYHSAYISLCLPKLLNPLIRLQLLGWNPLQAAGEDFEALPWYSAVETFCHGLGYQEAEHTDRKTLPAIIEKTLLPKIQGIVELVWDPLSSRQSVCLSELCRRLQDDYSLFEGEQSKAVKVFLEAVSGRLGSSVDNEIFIPHYPKKFLDDKSSPQRRFRDQQFWTAVKLLGNVGQWDGLIPEHALKELMLDKLLNCYLMMTLLNETQSQDSVHKCKNVAACFPQSWFKDVSSCPSQLKSFSDHLLQTAHSVYKQQPDHPNTRAVVSDVLTVLGSIKAWDKVSTISDKYHYKDLVS, encoded by the exons ATGTTCAACAAGAAACCACGAAGAAATTTTAGGCAAAGGAAAGGAGACTCGAGCGATGAAGATGAACAGAAGAACGGAGAGGGTGATGACCTAGGTAAAACACAAGTTACCGCTGATAGCATAAAGCCCTCCAAGTCGTCGCAGATCAAGTCGGACTCGAGTGGTGCTGAAGACGTAGTGGAAGATAGTGGACCGTTCGCGGTTACTAGATCGCCTCACAGCAAAGAGAACAAGGATGGACGAAATAAAATAAACGTGCTCAGCTTCTCTGACGACAAAG GGAGTGACGGTGGTGACAGTGGCTCTGATgaccaggagagagaggataataacCTGTGGGAGGAGCAACAGATTGGGAAGGGAGTGAAGCGACACCCTGGGGAACAG AGTCCATCAGGCAGTGAAGGCAGTGGCTCTGTGAGGATAAGCAGCAGCAGGCGGAAACAGAGAGTCAACATCCCAGAGTCTCTGCCTCCCGTCAGCCTCAGCATGGTCAAGAAGAGGATCACTCGGAA ACTGTGTGATCTGCGGGAGGTCCACAGGGCTCATGAGGCAGACCTGAGGAGGATGGAGGTGGACATGGACAGCTCTAGAACCTCTCTGGAGAACCTTGAGGACAGTTCCGCCGACCGCCAGCTACGGTTCTACCGCGCCACCACCGCCTACGTTCAGAACCTGGTGGAATGTCTGAGAGAGAAG GTGGTGGAGATCAACAGTGTGGAGGTGGACATGCacactctgctgtctgaacaggcGGAGGAACTGTTGTCAAGGAGACGAAAGGCCGTACAACTGGAGTCCTCTCGCTTACAGCAGCTCAGCT atGCCACTGTTCCACACTGTGAAGGAGATTCAGGGGAAAGCGTGAATGAAAAACAGAATAAATT TGAGCCAGGTGAGGAGGACTGTGGTAGCCTGCCGGCCGACAGTGAGCTTTCAACTGAGGAAGAGGCAGAACTGCAGAAGGGGAGAG CAGAGATCCTGAGCAGGTCCCAGGGTGTGTTCTGTGACGTGAATGAGGACTTCTGGGTGGTGAAGAAGGTTCTGTCTCGCTTCGACGAATGGAGAGGAGCCTTCTCCGAGTCCTACCACTCAGCCTACATCAGCCTCTGTCTGCCCAAACTACTCAACCCACTCATCAGACTCCAGCTCTTAGGCTGGAACCCCTTACAG gCTGCAGGGGAGGACTTTGAGGCTCTGCCGTGGTACTCTGCTGTTGAGACCTTCTGTCACGGACTGGGTTACCAGGAGGCAGAGCACACAGACCGAAAAACACTGCCTGCTATCATAGAGAAGACCCTGTTACCCAAGATACAAG GTATTGTGGAGTTAGTGTGGGACCCTCTGTCCAGCCgtcagtcagtgtgtctgtctgagctGTGTCGCAGGCTGCAGGACGACTACTCTCTGTTTGAGGGAGAGCAGAGCAAAGCAGTCAAG GTGTTTTTAGAAGCAGTGAGTGGCAGATTGGGGAGTTCAGTGGATAATGAAATCTTCATTCCTCACTACCCTAAGAA GTTTTTAGATGACAAGTCTTCTCCACAGAGGCGGTTCAGAGACCAGCAGTTCTGGACAGCTGTGAAG CTCCTAGGTAACGTGGGCCAGTGGGACGGTTTGATACCTGAACACGCTCTAAAGGAGCTGATGTTGGACAAACTTCTGAACTGCTACCTGATGATGACGCTACTCAACGAGACCCAATCTCAGGACTCTGTCCATAAATGCAAAAAT GTCGCGGCGTGTTTTCCTCAGTCCTGGTTTAAAGACGTGAGCTCCTGTCCCTCTCAGCTGAAGTCCTTCAGTGACCATCTCCTGCAGACTGCCCATTCAGTCTACAAACAACAGCCTGACCACCCCAACACACG GGCCGTGGTGAGCGATGTGCTGACTGTTCTGGGAAGCATCAAGGCCTGGGACAAGGTGTCGACTATATCAGACAAATACCATTACAAAGACCTGGTGTCCTAG